TCCAGTTGAGTTTTAGATAGAATGATGGTGTTTATATAGGGGTATGGCTGGCCTCCTAGAGAGAGGAAGAACCGGCCACTTGGATGAATTTGTGGGGTAGGTTCATGATTCGTGTTTAATTAggaataattgaataataaatcaattaattagctaattaatagaataatttcctaattaattagttagttaatataataaaaggggaatgatttgagagttaccttgtggagaggatttgatgaggatgaatgaaatatgttttgaattattacttattttgggtatttttgacttggttgagtgTTGATTGCCCATTGTTCGCGTGTAGGAATCCCGGTATACCTCAAggataattttgtcattttaacccaaaaatccacatgttatcttgtgattatttttggctctatAATTTAGTCGTGACCGTTTAAATAAGAAATGATTAGAAGAAGAGAATTTTGGAGGGAGAGGACCTACTCTTTGTAGAAAAAAGGCATTCGTGTCCACTCTGTATTTCCGGTGGGTAGTTGAAGCAGTCTTGAATGCCCCTTTCTGTTATTTCACAAGCTTGCCGCATTTTTCAACGATATCTCCTATGGAACTCCAATCTGAAAATACCttttatgaaataaataataatcCTACAAAACATAAAGCCCCAACCTTTTCTTCTTAAGTCAACATCTCTCTCCCATAAATTGGGTTGCCCTGCAGGGTTGTTTGTTCACTCTTCacctttcctcctctctctctctctctctctctctctctctctctctagcttcaGCCATGGCTGAGACTACAGCAACTAATGGAACCCATGTCTTGAATGTTGAAGATGGTGATGCCAATCacaaaaacaaccaagaatCCGGCAGCTTTTGTGTCTCTGTCCCTTTCATGCAAAAGGTGTGACTTAATCATCTTCTTTCTGCCCAACTTTCAGTTTCagaaccattttgtttttaatgagAAGTCGTTATTCTAAACTATTTTAATTCACGGAAAATTGGCAGGCTGAGAACACACTGCTTACTAACTGACCAAATTCAAGTCCGTaaaatcatttttgttaaatataaaTTCTTTGTTTTAAGTAAGCAGATCTTAAAGTGAATGATAAAGTTGAAACCTTTTTGTGGGACAGGTGTTTGCTGAGGTGCTGGGAACCTACTTCGTGATATTTGCAGGTTGTGGGTCTGTGGTGGTGAATTTGGTCTCAGACAAGACGGTGTCGTTTCCTGGGATTTCTATTGTTTGGGGGCTTGTTGTGATGGTCATGATTTACTCTGTTGGTCACATCTCTGGTGCCCATTTCAATCCTGCTGTCACCATTGCCTTTGCAGTGACCAAGAGGTTTCCACTCAAGCAGGTGACCTAATCAAACCAACCCATAAATTTTTATTTCCTTTGAAATTGGTAAACTGCAGAGATCAATTTTCCTAATGTCCtcttgtaaataaataaaaatggaattttaataaaaaaacttcagatactgttcactttaatgaaaaatcatatttttacactaaaaagtcaatcataatactattcactttaccttttattttgtccttatcgttaaaactcaaaattttcaaatcatttttgttagttttccttaaataaAAATGCATGTGCTTCTTGTTGAATAAGGTTAGTCTAACAAGTAGAAACTGAGTACCGTCAGACGAAATTGTCATGTGCAACATAAAACCCATGTTGCTTACAAAACAAACTTTGATACATAATTTGAAACCGAAACCATAATGTTCTCTTGCCCAGTTCCTTTTTTATGTGACTACATTTCTCTCtatttgttcttattttttggtttatagGTACCTGCTTATGTAGGAGCTCAAATTCTTGGATCAACACTTGCAGCTGGTACTCTTAGACTGATCTTCAATGGGCCCCAAAACCACTTTGCAGGAACAATTCCTTCTGGAACTCCCTTCCAGTCATTTGTGATTGAATTCATCATCACATTTTACCTCATGTTTGTTGTTTCTGGTGTTGCCACTGATAACCGAGCGGTAATTACTTCTTTTTCTACCTCTTAACCTCTATACAATTTACTTTCGTATGGAACCTAACATTGAAAGTTTCTCATGTCAATCACCACACCTATGTGTTTTGATTCCTCACGAAGAAATTTATGATTGACTTGAGATTTTGCTACCGTAGCATCCTAAGTGCAATGAAGTTCTTCCCATTGATTAACCTCAACATTGTCGAAATTGGTCCAAATTTCCCAATTTTTAAAAGTAACCATACCCAATATGGTTGATTAGCTAACAAGGGTTGGTGTCAAACTTCTTAACTTGTTAGACTGATATAATTTGATTTGGCAATATTATACTACTTAATTAAAGTAATAGATTCCAAAATGTCTGcatcatatattttttcatgttaAACTATTACAGAGACAGTGACTTGGTCATTGAATCATATCCATAACGACAGTGACTCCAGAAATCTTGTGgcgattttatttttcttcttttgtttgctTACGCAGATTGGAGAGCTTGCCGGGCTTGCGGTTGGTGCTACGGTTCTTCTTAACGTGATGTGTACAGGGTATTAACTTAGTAATATCATTTTAAACATCCTTCAAAGATATATTTGTTTACTAAGCTGTGACGTATAtctcttaattaaaaattaagatgTATCCTAAAGATTTGGGTTCACATTATACCCTGCAGACAGATTTCAGGAGCATCAATGAACCCAGCAAGAAGCATAGGACCTGCAATTGCATCATGGCACTATAAGCACCTGTGGGTATACATTTTTGGACCAACTCTTGGAGCTGTGAGTGGTGCCTTGGTCTACAATGTCATCAGGTTTACAGACAAGCCGCTGCGCGAGATCACTAAGAGTAGCTCTTTCTTAAAAGGAGTGGGGCGCAATTAACGGCTCGAATTGGTGAAAAAATTAGAGGAAAGGAAGGGTTTATTAACTAGTTAATTCTAAAGCATTTAAACAGATTTGTGGTTAgataaaagagaaggaaaagacctacctttttttttatggtttatgcactttttgttttttgttttccagCAAGTCAGGTGGCAGATGTATTGTTATACAGTTGAAAGTGGAAATTTGAATTCCCATGTTTGGATATTAGTGTATCACACGGTATCTTCTGATCCATGCACAGGTtgataaatcaaatcaaagtgtgtttttgttatcatcatcttctttcccAACAAATGAGCGTATATTTACACAGACAAATTTACAAGATGTTGTTTAACAAGTCATAATTTAGTATCAGACTCATTACAAAGCAACTTATAATGAAATTCCTTAACGAGTCACAATTTTTAGTATCAGACCATACAAAAATACTTATACAACATGCCGTTAAGCAACTCACAACAACTCACAATTTAATATCAGGCCCTATACAAATATCTCACCTTTTTCTCACGTTAGTATAAGTTGAACTTGAGACATGATCTAATTAAATGAAACTATCTATGAGCTGCTAAACCGACTGGTGATGTGTGTTTGTCAATGTTGAGCGATTACAATTTACAACATGCATATTGCATGATCTCCAGATAAAGAGACTAAAAATGCATGGGGgaatgaagaggaagaggaagagaaaagactcaaggaatggCGTTAGTTGTAAAGGATAAGATTGAAGTATTTGGGCATTTTATCACATAAATCCTGTTCATAAATGGTATTGGCATGCAATGCAACACATTAAAAGTGCAAAAGTGAATAATAATGCACGTTTTATGTGCAAATTCCACCAATCTCATGGAATGCTCGACTCAAAATTGACAAATACTAGTTGAAGTCTATCTCACGAGTCATGAATCGAAAAGTCTCTTGAACTCTGGGTTGCAGTTGCACAACTACAACTCAAACTCCTGCTTCCAAAACTTAAAGAACTTGAACGGCAAATAAAAATCAATGCAACGCACAAGAACACAGTCGTCATGCATTCCATGGTACAAAGTGATATTTCTCCCATCACCGATGTATCTTTAACGGCATTAATAACTAGAAGTTAAAGAGtatatatcctagcatccaaaaTTTTATTGTATCGCTGATCATGGTGAAATGCGTATTGGATTTTTATATTGGTTTGTATGTCCCACTCTAAATGTTgtattaacaaattaaatgcAAACCCTAAACTAGGTAGTCCTAAACAATTATTAATTACAACCCTACCCTAGTCTTAAAGGTTGCGGGAAAGTTGGAACAATTCACATTCCTTATGTTTTCCAAGGTTGTATGCAGTTGATGTCTTTCAGAGTCTCTCATATCGCTCTAAGTCCAGAGTCTCCATCGTAATGTAGGATATAAACCATTGCGGGATGGTTGTGATGGTCATGACTTACTCTGTTGGCCACATCTCTGGTGTCCATTTCAATCCTGCGGTCACCATTGCCTTCCAGTGACCAAGAGGTTTTCCATTGAAACAGGTGACCTAATTAAACCACTAGTTTTATTTCTTCCTTAACAAATATAAAAGGTTTGGAGTGCACAataaatttttgaagtgccaataacaactcTTTATTTATGGCTACGTGCTTGTGTAGGAGCTCGAATCCTTGGATCAACACTTGCAACTGGTAGTCTTAGACTGATCTTTAATGGGACCCAAAACTGCTTTGCAGGAACAATTCCCTTGCAGTCATTTGTGATTGAGTTCATCATGACAATTTACCTCATTTTTGTTGTTTCTAGCGTTCCCATCTATAAAAGAGCTGAACCCTTCAACAGGCATAGGACCTGTGGGTGTACATTTTTGCACCAACTCTTGGAGCTCTGTGTGGTGCCCCTTGGTCTGCAATACCAACTGATAAGCAACTGAGGTCGGATTCATGAATTATACATTGGGTTAGTATATTGCctcaatttataattttataggaCAGTTGGAACAATCCACATTCCTTTATATTATTAAAAAGGTTTAGGACCCCTTATTATCCTACgttatttaaattatataattttttactcAGTTGATGCCTTTCAAAATCTGTTTAATGGTTTATGCAGTTCATGACTTCCAAAATCTCAAACCCTAAAAATCCATAGTCTCCAT
This genomic stretch from Pyrus communis chromosome 2, drPyrComm1.1, whole genome shotgun sequence harbors:
- the LOC137726561 gene encoding aquaporin NIP1-1-like — protein: MAETTATNGTHVLNVEDGDANHKNNQESGSFCVSVPFMQKVFAEVLGTYFVIFAGCGSVVVNLVSDKTVSFPGISIVWGLVVMVMIYSVGHISGAHFNPAVTIAFAVTKRFPLKQVPAYVGAQILGSTLAAGTLRLIFNGPQNHFAGTIPSGTPFQSFVIEFIITFYLMFVVSGVATDNRAIGELAGLAVGATVLLNVMCTGQISGASMNPARSIGPAIASWHYKHLWVYIFGPTLGAVSGALVYNVIRFTDKPLREITKSSSFLKGVGRN